The Deltaproteobacteria bacterium genome contains a region encoding:
- a CDS encoding DUF1329 domain-containing protein, with protein MKADDTPEAKIEPAPRVVEAEVVPAAEPVAVKPEVVAAQPAPEPEQIAAAPQPATAPVPIKKVEPPVVRESAPAALHAAEPPPVAAAPRRAKPEPVVAEAAPAPAPIQVAAAPVEAAMLPANNNNTSRGASSGGLLPVEPGTTITDKNMDQYPDVLTPGLEWALRYGLRMKVIAPRRIEMFREYREATEKYSGQAKLSPDGRRVLNYTAGQPFPNIDSNDPQAALKIMWNYDYRSQITDDLNAQNFDADTGSFAKNRGMTVERHYLIDYLRRLNYTGRLFVDPKPTLPNPEDVRFKESLHPLSEPFDLKGVGATFYRYNDADRQDDSWLYLPQLRRVRRLSSAQRSDALFGQDTDIDSYYGYNGHIGWADWKLLGERTVMAVMHGRNVPVKWQEPEDWVFDDVWEPRQVYVIEANSKLPQYAYGKRVLYLDKQSWLVTTSDIYDRAGQLWKVWINDHSFKKEAIPGAKVSHYADEMAFVHALVMLDTQLVHATKAALPSTHTPNEECIYLNLGDKSGTSEDFFTVANLIASGH; from the coding sequence GTGAAAGCGGATGACACACCTGAGGCTAAGATCGAGCCGGCACCGCGCGTCGTCGAAGCGGAAGTTGTACCCGCAGCCGAGCCAGTTGCGGTGAAGCCGGAGGTCGTCGCCGCGCAGCCAGCGCCCGAGCCAGAACAGATCGCTGCCGCGCCGCAACCAGCAACCGCACCTGTCCCAATCAAGAAAGTCGAACCACCTGTGGTGCGCGAAAGCGCGCCAGCGGCCCTGCACGCAGCCGAACCGCCTCCCGTCGCTGCCGCGCCAAGGCGGGCCAAACCTGAGCCAGTGGTGGCAGAGGCTGCGCCAGCGCCCGCGCCCATCCAAGTCGCCGCCGCGCCGGTGGAAGCGGCGATGCTGCCTGCGAATAACAACAACACGTCGCGCGGCGCCTCGAGCGGCGGCCTTCTGCCGGTCGAGCCAGGGACGACAATCACCGACAAGAACATGGATCAGTATCCCGACGTGCTTACGCCTGGACTCGAGTGGGCGTTGCGCTACGGACTACGCATGAAGGTCATCGCCCCGCGCCGCATCGAAATGTTCCGCGAGTACCGTGAAGCCACCGAAAAGTACTCTGGGCAAGCGAAGCTGAGCCCTGACGGGCGTCGAGTGCTCAACTACACTGCGGGCCAGCCATTCCCCAATATCGACTCCAATGACCCGCAGGCTGCGCTGAAGATCATGTGGAACTACGATTACCGGTCTCAGATTACCGACGATCTCAACGCTCAGAACTTCGATGCCGACACCGGCTCATTCGCCAAGAATCGCGGCATGACGGTGGAGCGACACTACTTGATCGACTACCTGCGCCGTCTCAACTACACGGGCCGGCTCTTCGTCGATCCGAAGCCAACCTTGCCGAATCCCGAGGATGTCAGATTCAAGGAGTCCCTGCACCCGTTGAGCGAGCCGTTCGATCTTAAAGGTGTCGGCGCCACGTTCTACCGTTACAACGACGCGGACCGACAAGACGACAGTTGGCTGTACCTGCCGCAATTGCGCCGCGTCCGGCGCTTGTCGAGCGCGCAACGTTCGGACGCCTTGTTCGGACAAGATACGGACATCGACAGCTACTACGGCTATAACGGCCACATCGGCTGGGCGGACTGGAAACTCCTCGGCGAGCGCACCGTGATGGCCGTCATGCATGGACGAAACGTTCCCGTCAAGTGGCAGGAGCCAGAGGACTGGGTGTTTGATGATGTGTGGGAGCCTCGGCAGGTGTATGTCATCGAGGCCAACTCAAAGCTGCCGCAGTACGCCTACGGGAAACGCGTCCTCTACCTCGACAAACAAAGCTGGCTGGTGACGACCTCCGATATCTACGATCGGGCGGGCCAATTGTGGAAGGTATGGATCAACGATCACAGTTTCAAGAAGGAAGCGATTCCAGGCGCGAAGGTATCCCACTACGCGGACGAAATGGCCTTCGTGCACGCTCTCGTCATGCTCGACACTCAATTGGTTCACGCGACCAAAGCGGCGCTCCCCAGCACGCACACGCCGAACGAAGAGTGCATCTACCTTAACTTGGGCGACAAGTCCGGGACGTCGGAAGATTTCTTCACGGTGGCCAATTTGATTGCGTCGGGTCACTGA
- a CDS encoding DUF1329 domain-containing protein, with product MCEGLPSAASESNGVAGMASAVSFAELMEVYMMIRRHLPTCLGLAAFVLLLGVGALRAQNVDWGDLFDEGQKPAPKAQPAPAPAVVPAPAAAVPAAKPLTLEDSLRRKPIAKAAPAAAPAAPARRVAKAPAVPAPKRVAAPQPVPQVSEPVTARVAETAAEPVVATAPATAPMAAEREAAAVAEAEPRVAAVAVERAAPLEAPRAKPQPPEQIAKLDFPKAAPAAPADEGDGKSWTLDSNNWQQGEGLLPPTVLKRVKEGQYFYKVSPVDPEKFKQNYSKPFWAASEANDGKYDVDPATCGLKDLKTGKAPEFYFGYPFPRIDAKNDPMAACKMAWNFTAANQMQNGAGATFSLNGIDGSGEFKRIKLWLHAQSFHGRSAGPIANPENLRDESMTQVLEPQDIDGVGGLTKRVNDWTSQDETWFYVPSTRRVRRVNAATRSDPVAGLDIFGDDLNCYAGKVEYYKWKLVGETDILAPVLRPYALPQKQITETRSEVEIPYFRASYETPGSKGAPWLVVENLTLVPRPVWIIEGQADDPYYNFGKVIMYMDKDMYRIYWKLVHNKAGEYFYNAMCAYHWSKSADGSFSAVTPNMVVGVNDKTNRAALGGRYKTQFLESKYEDSYFTLHHLTHMSD from the coding sequence ATGTGCGAAGGCCTCCCCAGTGCGGCTTCGGAGTCGAATGGCGTTGCTGGCATGGCTTCTGCTGTTTCATTTGCTGAACTCATGGAGGTCTACATGATGATAAGGCGACACCTTCCGACGTGTCTCGGCCTAGCGGCATTCGTACTGCTGCTAGGGGTTGGCGCTCTGCGCGCACAAAACGTTGACTGGGGCGATCTGTTCGATGAAGGGCAGAAGCCCGCGCCCAAAGCGCAGCCCGCGCCTGCGCCAGCGGTCGTTCCGGCACCAGCGGCAGCTGTACCGGCCGCGAAACCGTTGACGTTGGAAGACTCTCTGCGTCGTAAACCAATCGCGAAAGCAGCGCCAGCGGCTGCACCGGCCGCGCCCGCACGCCGGGTGGCCAAGGCTCCCGCCGTACCGGCACCCAAACGTGTAGCGGCTCCGCAGCCGGTGCCGCAAGTTTCCGAGCCGGTCACGGCACGAGTCGCCGAGACGGCTGCCGAGCCCGTGGTTGCTACTGCGCCAGCGACGGCTCCAATGGCGGCCGAGCGCGAAGCCGCGGCGGTCGCCGAGGCCGAACCGCGGGTCGCTGCCGTCGCTGTAGAACGCGCGGCGCCCCTTGAAGCGCCCAGGGCCAAGCCCCAGCCTCCAGAGCAAATCGCAAAACTCGACTTCCCGAAAGCCGCCCCGGCCGCACCGGCCGACGAGGGCGATGGCAAATCGTGGACCCTCGACAGCAACAACTGGCAACAAGGCGAAGGCCTGCTCCCGCCGACGGTGCTCAAGCGCGTGAAGGAGGGCCAATACTTCTACAAGGTTTCGCCCGTTGATCCCGAGAAGTTCAAACAGAACTACTCGAAGCCCTTCTGGGCGGCGAGCGAAGCCAATGACGGGAAGTACGACGTCGATCCGGCAACCTGCGGCCTGAAGGACTTGAAGACCGGCAAGGCGCCGGAGTTTTACTTCGGTTATCCGTTCCCGCGAATCGACGCCAAGAACGATCCCATGGCCGCGTGCAAGATGGCGTGGAACTTCACCGCCGCCAATCAGATGCAAAATGGCGCGGGAGCCACGTTCTCTCTCAACGGGATCGACGGTAGCGGTGAGTTCAAGCGCATCAAGCTATGGCTGCACGCGCAATCATTCCACGGCCGGTCGGCCGGGCCGATTGCGAACCCTGAAAACCTACGCGACGAGTCGATGACCCAGGTGCTTGAGCCGCAGGACATCGACGGCGTGGGCGGGCTCACCAAGCGCGTGAACGACTGGACGTCGCAGGACGAGACGTGGTTCTACGTACCATCCACCCGACGTGTCCGACGCGTCAACGCTGCCACGCGGTCGGATCCGGTTGCCGGGCTTGACATCTTCGGCGACGATCTCAACTGCTACGCAGGCAAGGTCGAGTACTACAAATGGAAGCTAGTTGGCGAGACCGACATCTTGGCACCCGTGCTGAGGCCGTACGCACTGCCGCAGAAACAAATTACTGAGACCCGATCCGAAGTGGAGATCCCGTACTTCCGGGCCTCGTACGAAACGCCGGGGAGCAAGGGCGCGCCGTGGCTGGTGGTGGAGAACCTCACCCTCGTCCCCCGCCCGGTGTGGATCATCGAAGGCCAGGCCGACGATCCGTACTACAATTTCGGCAAGGTCATCATGTACATGGATAAGGACATGTATAGGATCTACTGGAAGCTTGTTCACAACAAAGCTGGCGAATACTTCTACAATGCCATGTGCGCGTACCACTGGTCCAAGAGCGCCGATGGAAGTTTCTCGGCCGTTACACCGAACATGGTCGTCGGTGTGAACGATAAGACGAACCGGGCAGCACTCGGTGGTCGCTACAAGACGCAATTTCTCGAGAGCAAGTACGAGGACTCCTATTTCACTCTGCACCACCTGACGCACATGTCGGACTAA
- a CDS encoding chemotaxis protein CheW: MTNPAIAEASRTARVLVFTVDDGPFCIHLDWVEAVYQREDAPLHLVKEGDSVGRFLIHRGQPALVIDLREAFGLNGLLGATDRSALMVVRAGSFLLALQVDSCVGVRDLDLGTKVPVASTLVRDGGLSVGYLVDLDGKMHGLLEPNRILSGTLREQLDPLLKEAQAFRDRQAELVELTAELRRNPTPAGLKNYARLSRRNGRTRAAGAARLVLKHVQEHEAGAGDGAVAGDMAAETLLRDLVALSTARRTGTVIVQPAGGEATEIFLDLGRIADARVPGEWGRGALRRILAAREGAYRFEPTETAVYPQRIDDSALWLLVEVTEQLSEERRGRHLR; encoded by the coding sequence ATGACGAACCCAGCGATTGCAGAGGCAAGCCGCACAGCTCGCGTACTGGTCTTTACCGTCGACGACGGGCCCTTTTGCATCCACCTCGACTGGGTCGAGGCCGTGTACCAGCGCGAAGACGCGCCGCTGCACCTGGTGAAGGAGGGTGACAGTGTCGGCCGCTTTCTCATTCACCGCGGACAGCCCGCTCTAGTCATCGATCTCCGCGAAGCTTTCGGCCTCAACGGACTCCTCGGCGCCACCGATCGTTCGGCTCTGATGGTCGTCAGGGCGGGATCCTTCCTGCTCGCCCTCCAGGTCGATTCCTGCGTTGGTGTTCGCGATCTGGACCTCGGCACCAAGGTCCCGGTGGCAAGCACATTGGTTCGCGACGGCGGACTCAGCGTCGGTTACCTGGTGGATCTGGATGGCAAGATGCACGGGCTGCTCGAACCAAATCGGATTCTCAGTGGGACGCTGCGCGAACAGCTTGATCCGCTACTGAAGGAGGCGCAGGCCTTCCGCGACCGTCAGGCCGAGTTGGTGGAACTGACCGCCGAGCTACGACGCAATCCGACGCCGGCGGGCTTGAAGAACTACGCGCGGCTGAGTCGCCGCAACGGTCGGACCCGCGCCGCCGGCGCGGCGCGTCTGGTGCTCAAGCACGTGCAAGAGCACGAGGCGGGGGCCGGCGATGGCGCGGTGGCGGGGGACATGGCGGCCGAGACCCTGCTGCGCGATTTGGTAGCTCTGAGCACGGCCCGCCGAACCGGCACCGTGATCGTCCAGCCGGCCGGCGGCGAGGCTACCGAAATCTTCCTTGATCTGGGCCGTATCGCGGATGCGCGCGTGCCCGGCGAATGGGGGCGCGGCGCGCTCCGCCGCATCCTCGCGGCGCGCGAGGGAGCGTATCGCTTCGAGCCCACCGAGACCGCGGTGTATCCGCAACGGATCGACGATTCCGCCCTGTGGTTGCTGGTCGAGGTGACTGAGCAACTGAGCGAAGAACGTCGTGGCCGGCACCTTCGTTAG
- a CDS encoding response regulator, producing MDEKPRILGVDDSLTIRKALEIVLKPAGYVLDLAGDGAEALEKAKSFKPALILLDFILPDMRGTEVCRRLADDPETAHIPVVLISAKGAEIRQAYQDIGNVVSYIAKPFKPQVVTSIVAEVLAKGAAGELVKSTMSVHEAPALPGTPPPAAMPVMTPPPASVRVAPEFTSAATPAATNGSAYAYSADQIARANGHDDLEDLESDERVNAPIDTGLSDAARREILEVMFETLRAGLEGVYVEEVDTATGAAADEAASYTGLMERLGNELSEALQHARSGARYTLYSDGSVRSLDETLLDTFRRSCRLLFRAVVAGAVENEMAASHQRILVACHRDSAVHQQIRSLLSAHPDWQVFTISEGFRQLPMMTRLYGPSYLIAETTWSGALWDQLRNVQRLPEARAMTVIGLADANRATGPDDPAARAVALSERGFATVLSSAFELENELGETPITAAPALLRAEVSMSAPATL from the coding sequence ATGGATGAGAAGCCACGAATTCTCGGCGTGGACGACAGCTTGACGATCCGCAAGGCGCTCGAGATCGTGCTCAAGCCCGCGGGCTATGTCTTGGATCTCGCGGGTGATGGTGCCGAAGCCCTTGAGAAGGCCAAGTCGTTCAAGCCCGCGCTCATCCTACTCGACTTCATTTTGCCCGACATGCGCGGAACCGAGGTGTGTCGTCGGCTTGCCGACGATCCCGAGACGGCTCATATTCCAGTCGTGCTGATTTCGGCGAAAGGGGCTGAAATCCGGCAGGCCTATCAAGACATCGGTAACGTCGTCAGCTACATCGCCAAGCCCTTCAAACCGCAAGTCGTCACCAGCATCGTCGCCGAAGTACTCGCGAAGGGTGCAGCCGGCGAGTTGGTCAAGTCGACGATGTCGGTGCACGAGGCCCCGGCGCTGCCAGGAACTCCGCCGCCCGCCGCAATGCCAGTCATGACTCCGCCCCCCGCGTCGGTCAGGGTCGCGCCTGAGTTCACGTCGGCCGCGACGCCCGCAGCCACCAACGGCAGCGCCTACGCGTACAGCGCCGACCAGATCGCCCGTGCCAACGGGCATGACGACCTGGAAGACCTTGAGAGCGACGAGCGAGTCAACGCCCCAATCGACACCGGACTCAGCGACGCAGCGCGTCGCGAGATACTCGAAGTCATGTTCGAGACGCTGCGCGCCGGTCTCGAAGGTGTGTACGTCGAAGAAGTCGATACCGCCACCGGTGCGGCCGCCGATGAAGCCGCCTCCTATACCGGCTTGATGGAGCGACTCGGCAACGAGCTGAGCGAGGCGCTGCAGCACGCGCGCTCGGGCGCGCGCTACACGCTCTACAGCGACGGTTCGGTGCGCTCGCTTGACGAAACGCTGCTCGATACCTTCCGCCGTTCGTGCCGTCTGCTGTTCCGCGCCGTGGTCGCGGGCGCGGTCGAAAACGAGATGGCAGCGAGCCACCAGCGGATCTTGGTCGCGTGTCATCGCGACAGCGCGGTTCACCAGCAAATCCGTTCGCTGCTGTCGGCACATCCCGACTGGCAGGTATTCACTATCAGCGAAGGCTTCAGGCAGTTGCCGATGATGACGCGCCTGTACGGGCCGTCCTACCTGATCGCCGAGACCACGTGGTCGGGCGCGTTGTGGGACCAGCTCCGCAATGTGCAGCGTCTGCCCGAAGCGCGCGCAATGACTGTGATCGGCTTGGCCGATGCGAACCGTGCGACGGGTCCGGACGACCCCGCCGCGCGCGCCGTGGCACTCTCCGAGCGCGGCTTCGCCACCGTACTGAGCTCCGCCTTCGAGCTGGAAAATGAACTCGGTGAGACGCCGATCACAGCGGCGCCGGCTCTGCTCCGCGCCGAAGTGTCAATGTCTGCACCGGCCACTCTGTGA
- a CDS encoding response regulator yields MPKVLIVDDIRSEVQLIADALTPKGYDCIQASNGLEAVERARTELPDLILLDVVMPGQDGFATCRQLKRDVTTKEIPVVIVSSKNGESDRFWGQKQGASDYLTKPFSPDDLVTMVRRFV; encoded by the coding sequence ATGCCTAAAGTTTTGATTGTCGACGATATCCGCAGCGAGGTGCAGTTGATCGCCGATGCGCTGACGCCAAAGGGTTACGACTGCATTCAGGCCAGCAACGGCCTCGAGGCGGTCGAGCGCGCCCGCACCGAACTCCCGGATCTCATCTTGCTCGACGTGGTGATGCCGGGACAAGACGGCTTTGCCACCTGCCGCCAACTCAAACGCGACGTCACCACGAAGGAGATTCCGGTGGTGATCGTCAGCTCCAAGAACGGCGAAAGTGATCGCTTTTGGGGGCAGAAGCAGGGGGCGTCCGACTATCTGACGAAGCCGTTCAGCCCCGACGATCTCGTCACCATGGTGAGGAGGTTCGTGTGA
- a CDS encoding purine-binding chemotaxis protein CheW, producing the protein MSDSLHFDLATRLSARLAHLGEDYCIFTRSGREFGVSVTAAREVLTGEPATPVPQAPPSLIGVINLRGEVLPLVQLDSLLDMPTRLYSTDDQILVVSAGDVEIGLVVDRVRDVRSIDSGEIKAHPDDTAAHHLFRGYWPSSTGVVTVLDAQRLVAEAVTSVSTRFSQRPPGADEGARAVGNVSMRNQ; encoded by the coding sequence GTGAGCGACTCTCTACACTTCGATCTCGCGACCCGATTGAGCGCCCGCCTCGCCCACCTGGGCGAGGACTACTGCATCTTCACGCGCAGCGGACGCGAGTTCGGGGTCAGTGTCACCGCGGCGCGCGAGGTGTTGACCGGCGAGCCGGCCACCCCCGTGCCCCAAGCCCCGCCTTCGCTCATCGGTGTCATCAATCTGCGCGGCGAGGTGTTGCCGTTGGTGCAACTCGATAGTCTGCTCGACATGCCGACGCGCCTGTATAGTACCGACGATCAGATCCTCGTCGTGTCCGCGGGCGACGTCGAGATCGGGTTGGTGGTTGATCGCGTGCGCGACGTCCGCTCGATTGACAGCGGCGAGATCAAGGCCCATCCCGACGATACTGCGGCGCATCATCTCTTCCGCGGCTACTGGCCCAGTTCTACCGGAGTCGTCACCGTACTCGATGCCCAGCGGTTGGTCGCCGAAGCCGTCACGTCGGTGAGCACGCGCTTCAGCCAACGCCCGCCGGGGGCCGACGAGGGCGCCCGAGCCGTTGGCAACGTTTCAATGAGGAACCAATAG
- a CDS encoding HAMP domain-containing protein, translated as MAEKITPARGFRVPIRLQLILFFVPLTVGALGFLGWQSYQVGADALRQQAVRQLQSIRDNKKREIERHFRLVEDQVITIARNPSTVLAIKQFNNATRELDSDPVTDGPGMKDHMLALKQFLEKRYERDIRRERIDLKSLLLPQRSAVWLQSAYVAMNPNPEGSKQLFESSNDGTRYTAYHSIWHPIFRSMVEKFRFQDLYLIDANTGRIIYSVSKGTDFQTNLLDGPYRDETIGKLFRRLQAESREGDYLVVDFKQYFPLGGKAMAFAGAPVFENGQKTGVVIVQVPIAGINSIMTADQKWEEVGMGESGETYLVGRDFLMRSDSRFMNQETPSGTIMGQTGTTVLQNKVDTAAVMAVNDGLTYPSPGETPAYENYMSTRVLGASTPVEIRGLQWGIVAEISEAEALRPVERLRTLSLQIGGGLIALVVVFTLLYSTLLTRPVRALAGTMREIQQGNFRARAKVKARNELGLLATGFNQMLDERVDALVQAEEEGKRLQNEIRDLLTVVAGASEGDLTERAQVGSGVLGNLADALNLMFENVGELIKHLKGVSARVVSSATQIQASAEQLAQGSARQTSDITSTTAAVQEMTSNIQSVSENATVAAEAAKRAEEAAHQGGNVVKRVVIGMDALEKNTRASAVKIKRLGERSMEISTIIGTIQKISAQTNMLALNAAIEAARAGEHGLGFTVVADEVRKLAERTEGAAEEIARLIAAIQAETNDSVSGMERQAEHVEQQLGLVSEAGNALDRILRASVQSAELIAEISLAANQQVRGATSLSDAMLSISDVARQAQVSSEQTQHSTASLIEVSSELNAQIGLFRVETIGNGNGHAEPGAPTAQVVALEDPDATGNGHATTI; from the coding sequence ATGGCCGAGAAGATTACCCCAGCAAGAGGATTCAGAGTGCCGATTCGTCTGCAGCTGATCCTCTTCTTCGTCCCGCTCACCGTTGGTGCGCTCGGCTTCTTGGGCTGGCAGAGCTATCAAGTCGGCGCCGACGCGCTGCGCCAACAGGCCGTGCGGCAGCTGCAATCGATCCGCGACAACAAGAAGCGCGAGATCGAACGCCACTTCCGCCTGGTGGAAGACCAGGTCATCACGATCGCCCGCAACCCCAGCACCGTGCTAGCGATCAAGCAGTTCAACAACGCCACTCGCGAGTTGGACAGTGATCCCGTCACCGATGGGCCGGGCATGAAGGACCACATGCTGGCGCTCAAGCAGTTCCTCGAAAAACGATACGAACGCGATATTCGGCGCGAACGCATCGACCTCAAGTCGCTCTTGCTGCCGCAACGCTCGGCGGTGTGGTTGCAATCGGCTTACGTAGCCATGAATCCGAACCCCGAGGGCAGCAAACAGCTTTTCGAAAGTAGCAATGACGGCACCCGGTACACCGCCTATCATTCGATCTGGCATCCGATCTTCCGCAGCATGGTCGAAAAGTTCCGCTTTCAAGATCTCTATCTGATTGACGCCAACACCGGCCGCATCATCTACTCGGTGTCCAAGGGAACGGACTTCCAGACCAATCTACTCGATGGTCCGTACCGTGACGAAACGATCGGCAAACTGTTCCGACGTTTGCAAGCCGAGTCGCGCGAGGGCGACTACTTGGTGGTCGACTTCAAGCAATACTTTCCGCTGGGCGGCAAGGCTATGGCCTTTGCCGGCGCCCCGGTGTTCGAAAACGGCCAGAAGACCGGCGTCGTGATCGTGCAGGTGCCGATTGCCGGGATCAACAGCATCATGACTGCCGACCAGAAGTGGGAAGAAGTCGGTATGGGCGAAAGCGGCGAGACGTATCTGGTTGGGCGCGATTTCCTCATGCGCAGCGACAGCCGCTTCATGAATCAGGAGACGCCGTCAGGAACCATTATGGGCCAGACCGGGACGACAGTGCTCCAAAACAAGGTCGATACGGCGGCGGTGATGGCGGTGAACGACGGATTGACGTACCCCTCCCCGGGCGAGACGCCTGCCTACGAGAATTATATGTCCACCCGTGTGCTCGGTGCCTCGACCCCGGTCGAGATTCGCGGTCTGCAGTGGGGTATCGTCGCCGAGATCAGCGAAGCCGAAGCGCTCCGGCCTGTGGAACGGCTGCGCACCTTGAGCCTTCAGATCGGTGGCGGATTGATCGCTCTCGTCGTTGTCTTCACGCTGTTGTACTCCACGCTGCTGACACGCCCGGTGCGGGCATTGGCCGGCACGATGCGCGAGATTCAACAAGGCAACTTCCGCGCCCGCGCCAAGGTCAAGGCGCGCAACGAGCTGGGGTTGCTCGCCACCGGTTTCAACCAGATGCTCGACGAACGCGTCGATGCCCTGGTGCAAGCCGAAGAAGAAGGCAAGCGGCTGCAGAACGAAATTCGCGATCTGCTGACCGTGGTGGCCGGCGCCTCGGAAGGCGACTTGACGGAGCGGGCGCAAGTCGGCAGCGGCGTGCTGGGTAACCTGGCGGACGCGCTCAACCTGATGTTCGAGAACGTTGGCGAACTGATCAAGCACCTTAAAGGCGTATCAGCCCGCGTGGTTTCGTCCGCGACCCAGATTCAGGCCTCCGCCGAGCAACTCGCGCAAGGCTCAGCGCGCCAGACTTCTGACATCACCAGCACCACCGCGGCGGTGCAGGAAATGACCTCGAACATTCAATCGGTGTCCGAGAACGCGACGGTCGCCGCTGAAGCCGCCAAGCGCGCTGAAGAAGCCGCGCACCAGGGCGGGAATGTGGTTAAACGCGTCGTCATCGGCATGGATGCGCTGGAGAAGAACACCCGCGCCTCCGCCGTCAAGATCAAGCGGCTGGGTGAGCGCTCGATGGAAATCTCCACCATCATCGGCACGATTCAGAAGATCTCGGCGCAGACCAACATGCTCGCCCTCAACGCCGCCATCGAAGCGGCGCGCGCCGGTGAACACGGCCTCGGCTTCACCGTCGTTGCCGACGAAGTCCGCAAGCTGGCGGAACGTACCGAAGGGGCCGCGGAGGAAATCGCGCGCTTGATCGCCGCGATCCAGGCCGAGACCAACGACTCGGTGAGTGGCATGGAGCGCCAAGCCGAACACGTCGAACAGCAGCTCGGGTTGGTGTCGGAAGCCGGAAACGCCCTCGACCGCATCTTACGGGCGTCGGTGCAGAGCGCCGAGCTGATCGCCGAAATCTCGTTGGCTGCCAACCAGCAGGTGCGCGGTGCCACCAGCTTGAGCGACGCGATGTTGAGTATCTCGGATGTCGCTCGCCAGGCCCAGGTGTCGTCGGAACAGACGCAGCACAGCACCGCGTCGCTGATCGAAGTCTCGTCGGAACTGAATGCGCAGATCGGGTTGTTCCGCGTCGAGACCATCGGCAATGGCAACGGCCATGCGGAACCCGGGGCCCCGACGGCGCAGGTGGTCGCGCTCGAAGATCCCGACGCCACCGGCAACGGGCACGCCACCACGATCTGA
- a CDS encoding protein-glutamate O-methyltransferase CheR yields the protein MTRTLELPDWQVAWVRDAVAARCGLYLGGPHEAHLSSHVATRMRDLALSFGDYARLLQESPVSGGELQTLIERLCIHETSFLRDPGQFHALARFILPQLVRDAVRDGRRRLRLISAGCSTGQEAYSLAMIAEESRPLLEDIEVEVVGLDVSGDAIERAARGRYSAREVAMLDPWRRDHYLQPVGSEFEIIPGLRRSLRWLRCNLTGALPVTQVDVIFCRNVLIYFQGAQRDALVRNLVAALRRGGFFVPGFADSLQAHRDILEPIRTNGTVIFRRGLRPTAIVGHGGESAPFGRMAASGTGSAS from the coding sequence ATGACGCGTACCCTCGAACTTCCCGATTGGCAGGTCGCCTGGGTGCGCGACGCGGTGGCGGCTCGCTGCGGGCTCTACCTCGGTGGGCCGCACGAAGCGCACCTCAGTAGCCATGTGGCCACTCGTATGCGTGATCTTGCATTGAGTTTCGGCGACTACGCCCGCTTGTTGCAGGAAAGCCCGGTGAGCGGCGGTGAGTTGCAGACGTTGATCGAACGCCTATGCATTCACGAAACCAGTTTTCTGCGTGACCCGGGCCAGTTTCACGCCCTGGCGCGTTTCATTCTCCCGCAACTGGTGCGCGACGCGGTCCGCGACGGCCGGCGCCGCCTGCGCTTGATCAGTGCAGGCTGTTCCACCGGCCAAGAAGCGTACTCCCTGGCGATGATCGCCGAGGAGTCGCGGCCGCTGCTCGAAGACATCGAAGTGGAGGTGGTGGGGTTGGACGTGAGCGGGGATGCCATCGAGCGGGCGGCACGGGGCCGCTACTCGGCCCGTGAAGTCGCCATGCTGGATCCGTGGCGGCGCGATCACTATCTGCAGCCGGTCGGGTCCGAGTTCGAGATCATCCCGGGGCTGCGGCGTTCCCTGCGCTGGCTGCGCTGCAATCTGACTGGGGCACTCCCGGTGACGCAGGTTGATGTCATCTTCTGCCGCAACGTGTTGATCTACTTTCAAGGCGCCCAGCGCGATGCCCTCGTGCGCAACCTGGTGGCGGCCTTGCGCCGGGGCGGATTCTTCGTCCCCGGTTTTGCCGATTCCCTCCAAGCCCACCGCGACATTCTTGAGCCCATTCGCACCAACGGAACGGTGATCTTTCGCCGCGGGCTGCGCCCCACGGCGATTGTCGGACACGGTGGCGAGAGTGCTCCGTTCGGCAGGATGGCTGCCAGCGGAACGGGGAGCGCGAGCTAA